The following is a genomic window from Nitrososphaerota archaeon.
GACTATCGTCATGATCTCGCTCCCGGCCATCTTCAGGGGGATCGACATCAACCCGCTCGCCAACGGCTCCTTCGAGTACCTCCTCTGGCTCCTCTTCGGGTACAGCATCGTCACGGCGACCCTGCTGGTAACCTTTGGCCGGATCTCCGACATGCTGGGGAGGGTGAGGCTCTACAACATGGGGTTCGCCATCTTCACCGTGGGCTCTCTCCTGGCCGCCTTCACCCCGAACCAGGGGAACCTGGGAGCCATCGAGCTGATCGTGTTCAGGATCGTCCAGGGCGTGGGAGCGGCGTTCCTATGGTCCAACAGCGCCGCCATAGTCACCGACGCTTTCCCTCCCAACGAAAGGGCCCAGGCCCTGGGGATCAACATGGTCGCCGCCCTAGCAGGGTCGCTCCTGGGGATCATCATGGGAGGAGTCCTGGCGGTCTTCAACTGGAGGTACATCTTCCTGGTGAGCGTCCCCGTGGGGATTTTCGGTACGGCCTGGTCCTACCTCAGGCTGAAGGAGATAGTGGCCGTCAGGAAGCACCAGAAGCTCGACTACTGGGGGAACCTCGCGTTCGCCGCCGGTCTGATACTCATACTCGTCGGCGTGACATACGGCCTCCTCCCCTATGGCTCCTCTGACATGGGGTGGGGGAGCCCCTGGGTCGTCGGGTCACTGCTCGGAGGGCTGGCATGCCTCGTCATCTTCCCTTTCATCGAGATGAAGGTGGAGGACCCGATGTTCCACCTCAACCTCTTCAGGAGCCAGGCCTTCAGCGCCGGGAACTTCGCCGGTCTGCTTGCCTCCATCGGGAGGGGAGGGGTGCAGCTGATGCTCATCATACTTCTCCAGGGGATATGGCTCCCTCTGCACGGGTACTCGTATGAGTCAACCCCCTTCTGGTCGGGGATCTACATCACGCCGATGCTGCTGGGATTCGTCATAATGGGCCCTCTCAGCGGCAGGATCGCAGACAGGCACGGTGCCAGGTTCCTCGCCACCACAGGGATGGTCATAACCGCAGCCACCTTCCTCATGCTGTCTTTCCTCCCCTATGATTTCAGTTTCCCCGTTTTCGCAGTGATCATATTCGTGATGGGACTGGGGGGTGGGATGTTCGCAGCCCCCAACACAGCTGCCATCATGAACGCGTCTCCCCCTGAGCAGAGGGGGGCTGCTTCGGGGATGAGGGCTACGATACAGAACGTCGGGCAGACGGCGAGCCTCGCAGTCTTCTTCTCAATCGTGCTCGTCGCTCTTGCCGCTTCGCTCCCGGGGGCGATAGCCAGCGCCCTCGCCACTGCCGGGGTCCCGGGGCTCGCAGCCTACTTCCAGAACCTCCCCCCGACTAGCGCCCTCTTCGCCGCCTTCCTCGGCATCAACCCGATGCAGTCAGTCCTGGCAGCGACAGGCGCGGCGAGCTCCCTCCCCGCCAGCACCTACAGCACCCTCACGGGGAAGGTCTTCTTCCCGACGGCCATCGCTCCGGCGTTCATGGCCGCTCTCAGGCTCACCTTCTACATCGGCGCCGGGCTTTCGCTTGCCGCCGCCGTCGCCTCGGCACTGCGGGGGAAGAAGTACGTCCACGGGGAGGAGCACATTCCCAGCCCTGCGGCTGCGCCTACCGAGGAGACCGAAGCCGTAGCCGCAAAGCCTTAACCTCATCGCCTTGTGGAGCGGGGCCACCCACCAAATGGCGCAGGACAAGCAGACGGTCAACGTGCTGGTGCTCGAACTGGCGACGATGGTGGTCGCAATCTCGCTGGCCTTCACGGCGACATTCGTGGCATCATTCGACATCAACACCGTCGTGGCCTACATCTTCTCCAACGTGGTGGTGATCTGGTTCTGGTGGGGCTACGTGGTGGACAGGCTGTCCTTCCCCCCGAAGACTATGGCGTTCCCGCTCCTCGACATCCTCATCCTGATCCTGATCTCCCTGGTCCCGTTCGCGCTCAAGCTCAGGGAGACATACTACATCGCGAGCGTCGTGGGGGTCCTCATCATCGTCTGGGCTTTCCTGATCAGGTTCATAGTGGCTGAATACAGGGGAGAGCTCTCCCTGCAGACGGAGAGTGCACTCTCCAGGGAGGTCAGGCAGAGGCTGACGATAGGCCCGCTCTTCGTCGCTGACGCAGCACTGAGCTATCTGGTCCCCTTCGCGGGGCTGCTGGCTTTCGTCGCCCTGGCCCTCCTTACGGTCTCCATGAACACGAGGCTGAGGCGCCAGAACAGGGTTCCGGCCGTCGGATGAGGGCCTACGTTTATTCTGAGCCGGTAGGAGGGACAGGCCCGGGTTGAGGAAGACAAAGATCGTCGTGACGGTCGGCCCGGCCAGCAGGGACCCCGAAACCGTCAGGAAGCTCATACCTCTGGTGGACGTCTTCAGGATAAACTTCTCGCACGGAGACAGGGCGAGCCACGTCGAGGAGATCAGGACCATCAGGAGGGAGTCCAAGAGCCTCGGGAAGAGCGTCGCGATACTGCAGGACCTCCCGGGGCCCAAGATCAGGGTGGGGAAGATAGCGGGAGACGCCGTGGAGCTCAAGCAGGGGTCGAGGGTCGTCCTGGACGCTTCATCAGATGAGGGGACTCCCCTCCGGGTCCCGGTTAACTACCCTGCGCTGCTTCACTCCGTGGCCAGGGGGGACGTCCTTCATCTGGCCGACGGGGTGATTAAGCTCAGGGTCGAAGACGCCTCGGGAGAATCGGTCGCCTGCACAATCTTGGCCGGGGGGGTCCTGGGGTCGGGGAAGGGGATCAACGCCCCCGGAGTGAAGCTCAAGATCGACTACCCGACGAAGCGCGACGTCTCTCACCTTCGCTTCGGGCTGACGCATGGAGTGGACTTCGTCGCCGCGTCCTTCGTCCGGACCCCTTCGGACCTCCAGGCGATGCGCAGGCTGATCCCCAAGGAGGGGCCGATGCTAGTGGCCAAGGTGGAGAAATCGGAGGCGGTGAAGAACTTCGACGCCATCCTGGCGGAGGCGGACGCCGTCATGGTCGCCAGGGGAGACCTCGGCATCGAAGTCCCCATCGAGACCGTCCCTGCCATTCAGAAGAGGATAACATCGAAGTGCCGGGAGGCGGGGAAGCCGGTCATCGTTGCGACGCAGATGCTGGTGAGCATGGTGAGCTCCCCTGTCCCAAGCCGGGCAGAGGTCACAGACGTCTCGAACGCCATCCTTGAAGAGTCAGACGCAGTGATGCTCTCTGACGAGACGACGGTGGGGAAGTATCCGGTCGACGCGACCCGCATGCTCGACAAGATCGCCCGGACCACGGAGAAGTATCTCCCCGCCTACGACCAGCGCCCCCTCAGGTCAGGTGTAGGGGAGACGGGACCCGCCATAGCGAGGGCGGCCTGCGGGCTCGCCGCGTACGTAGGGGCCAAGGCGATAGTCGCGCCCACCCAGACCGGTGCGACGGCCAGGAGGGTCTCCATGAACAGGCCCCGCGAGCCGATAATAGCAATCTGCGCCGACAGGCGGGTTTCGAGGCGGCTGAACCTGTACTGGGGGGTGGTGTCCGTGGTCTCCAGGCAGGCGATGACCGTCGACTGGCTCTTCCAGCGAGCGGACGCCGTGGCGGAGGAGCTCGGGCTCGCCAAGAAGGGGGACAGGATCGTGGTCACTTCCGGGACCCCGGGGGTCAGAGGGACCACCAACCACATCAAGGTCTCGGTGGTCGGGCGCAAGGACTAGCCCAGGAAGTCCATCAGGGTGGGCTCCTTCGCCCTCCTTCTGGACGGCCTCTGGCTCGTGCCTTTGACGAGCTCCTTCATCCTGCTCTCCTTCATGAGCGTGCTGTAGTAGTATGACTCGTCCACCGTCCCCTCCGCCAGCAGGATGACCACCCTCCCCTCCCTCGTCCTCCCGGTCCTCCCGCGCCGCTGTATGTACCTGATCTCCGAGGGGACCGCCTCGTAGAACACTACCAGGTCCACGTCCGGGACGTGGAGCCCCTCCTCCCCGATGCTGCTGCTCACTAGGACCTTGAACTCTCCCTTCCTGAACAGCTCGAGCGCCTCAGTCTGCATCTGCTGGTCCATCCCCGCGCTCCCTTCCCTGTCTGCCTGACCGACGAACCTCCTGGCGCTGACCCCAGACCCGTCGAGGGCCTTTACGATGTCTTCAATCGTGTCCCTGTACTGGGTGAAGACTATCACCCTGGAGTCGGGTTTCCTGGCGAGCTGGGTCCCCACGACAGAAAGGATCACTGACATCTTGGGGTGGGGGACCGACGCGAGCTTGGCGGCCTCCTCCTCGGCCTTCTGCCACTTCGGGTCTCTGACGAGGGACGCGATCGCCTTCCCCTTGTCGGGCCTCTCGCGCACCTTCTCGAGGTACCTGAGCAGCGGCGGCGCCCCCTGCGTCTCCACCATCTCCAAGGCATGGAGGATCGCGACCGCCTGCGCCTGGTTGATGATGGCCCCGAATATGTACCCCTTCTGCCCGCCGTTCGCCTGGGCTGACTTCAACCTGGCAGAAATCGCGTTCCGCGCTTCGAGCAGCGCCTTCTTCGACACCCTGTTGCTGCGGAGGAACCCTCCCTTCAGGAGTTTCTGCACCTTGTCGTTGTAAAGCTCCCTCAGCCTGAGGATTGTCTCATAGTACTCGTCCGGGACCTTCACCCTGATTGGCTCTACGTCGGTCTTCTCTACGTACTCCCTGACGTCCTCGCTCTCCTCGCTCCTCGCTTCGACCCGCTCGATGAACAGGTTCCGTTTGATCTCATTGATCTTCTCCCTCGACGCGCCGGGGGACGCCGTGAGCCCGAGGACGAGCGGACTTGCCGCACTCTCTCTGTAAGCGGCGGCGAGCTTTGTGTAGGTGTAATCTTTCACGCTCCTGTGTGCTTCGTCGAAGACGGCGAGGACGACGTCCTTCATGGAGACCCTTCCACGGCTGACGTCGTTGTAGACTGTCTGGGGGGTAGCGAAGACCACCCGGGCCTTCAACCAGAGGAGCTCGCGCTCGC
Proteins encoded in this region:
- a CDS encoding MFS transporter, producing the protein MEYKWTVLSNTTIGVLMATIDGTIVMISLPAIFRGIDINPLANGSFEYLLWLLFGYSIVTATLLVTFGRISDMLGRVRLYNMGFAIFTVGSLLAAFTPNQGNLGAIELIVFRIVQGVGAAFLWSNSAAIVTDAFPPNERAQALGINMVAALAGSLLGIIMGGVLAVFNWRYIFLVSVPVGIFGTAWSYLRLKEIVAVRKHQKLDYWGNLAFAAGLILILVGVTYGLLPYGSSDMGWGSPWVVGSLLGGLACLVIFPFIEMKVEDPMFHLNLFRSQAFSAGNFAGLLASIGRGGVQLMLIILLQGIWLPLHGYSYESTPFWSGIYITPMLLGFVIMGPLSGRIADRHGARFLATTGMVITAATFLMLSFLPYDFSFPVFAVIIFVMGLGGGMFAAPNTAAIMNASPPEQRGAASGMRATIQNVGQTASLAVFFSIVLVALAASLPGAIASALATAGVPGLAAYFQNLPPTSALFAAFLGINPMQSVLAATGAASSLPASTYSTLTGKVFFPTAIAPAFMAALRLTFYIGAGLSLAAAVASALRGKKYVHGEEHIPSPAAAPTEETEAVAAKP
- the pyk gene encoding pyruvate kinase: MRKTKIVVTVGPASRDPETVRKLIPLVDVFRINFSHGDRASHVEEIRTIRRESKSLGKSVAILQDLPGPKIRVGKIAGDAVELKQGSRVVLDASSDEGTPLRVPVNYPALLHSVARGDVLHLADGVIKLRVEDASGESVACTILAGGVLGSGKGINAPGVKLKIDYPTKRDVSHLRFGLTHGVDFVAASFVRTPSDLQAMRRLIPKEGPMLVAKVEKSEAVKNFDAILAEADAVMVARGDLGIEVPIETVPAIQKRITSKCREAGKPVIVATQMLVSMVSSPVPSRAEVTDVSNAILEESDAVMLSDETTVGKYPVDATRMLDKIARTTEKYLPAYDQRPLRSGVGETGPAIARAACGLAAYVGAKAIVAPTQTGATARRVSMNRPREPIIAICADRRVSRRLNLYWGVVSVVSRQAMTVDWLFQRADAVAEELGLAKKGDRIVVTSGTPGVRGTTNHIKVSVVGRKD
- a CDS encoding DEAD/DEAH box helicase family protein, yielding MLSSGFEAREYQKKIADTAASENTLVVLPTGLGKTVIAVMVAERLLSKHPESKVMVLAPTRPLVLQHQRAFASALKLPQDSLVALTGTIDPSERELLWLKARVVFATPQTVYNDVSRGRVSMKDVVLAVFDEAHRSVKDYTYTKLAAAYRESAASPLVLGLTASPGASREKINEIKRNLFIERVEARSEESEDVREYVEKTDVEPIRVKVPDEYYETILRLRELYNDKVQKLLKGGFLRSNRVSKKALLEARNAISARLKSAQANGGQKGYIFGAIINQAQAVAILHALEMVETQGAPPLLRYLEKVRERPDKGKAIASLVRDPKWQKAEEEAAKLASVPHPKMSVILSVVGTQLARKPDSRVIVFTQYRDTIEDIVKALDGSGVSARRFVGQADREGSAGMDQQMQTEALELFRKGEFKVLVSSSIGEEGLHVPDVDLVVFYEAVPSEIRYIQRRGRTGRTREGRVVILLAEGTVDESYYYSTLMKESRMKELVKGTSQRPSRRRAKEPTLMDFLG